A DNA window from Pedomonas mirosovicensis contains the following coding sequences:
- a CDS encoding mannose-1-phosphate guanylyltransferase/mannose-6-phosphate isomerase: MTTAKTIWPVILSGGSGTRLWPMSRSLYPKQLLPLVDSHSMLQTAVRRVMNGGRYGAPVLVANEEHRFIIAEQLRQTDCQPAAIILEPEGRNTAPAIALAARFVMERDPEALILVMPSDHLIRDEAAFRTAVEAAVAAAEEHRALLTFGIRPDRPETGYGYICCGAPLDGHNDVHSVDRFVEKPNLKTAEDYLASGNYVWNSGIFLFRAADFLEELAEFEPEMAEAAGEAMDKGRWDSLFFRPDRDAFRRCPSNSIDYAVMERTRRAAVVPVDMGWSDVGSWAALWEVSPKDATGNVLHGDVLVEGVSNCYARTDGPVVALTGVEDLIVVATADAVLVTCRERSQDVKMIVDQLKAKDRDEHMIHTVVHRPWGTYQTTDQGDRFQTKRIVVKPGEKLSLQKHHHRAEHWIVVQGTARVTCGEKVFDLHENESTFIPVGMTHRLERSGQDPAAPHRGAVRLLPWRG, translated from the coding sequence ATGACCACCGCGAAGACGATCTGGCCTGTCATTCTCTCCGGCGGTTCGGGAACGCGGCTGTGGCCCATGTCCCGCTCGCTCTACCCGAAGCAACTGCTGCCGCTGGTCGACTCCCACTCCATGCTCCAGACCGCCGTCCGCCGGGTGATGAACGGCGGACGCTACGGCGCGCCCGTGCTGGTGGCCAACGAGGAGCATCGCTTCATCATCGCCGAGCAGCTGCGCCAGACCGATTGTCAGCCTGCGGCCATTATCCTGGAGCCGGAGGGGCGCAACACCGCCCCCGCGATCGCGCTGGCCGCCCGCTTCGTGATGGAGCGCGACCCGGAGGCATTGATCCTTGTCATGCCGTCCGACCACCTGATCCGCGACGAGGCTGCGTTCAGAACGGCGGTGGAGGCTGCGGTCGCGGCAGCAGAGGAGCATCGGGCGCTGCTCACCTTCGGCATCCGGCCCGACCGGCCCGAGACCGGTTACGGTTACATCTGCTGCGGCGCGCCGCTTGATGGCCACAACGACGTGCACTCGGTGGACCGGTTCGTCGAGAAGCCGAACCTGAAAACCGCGGAAGACTATCTGGCCAGCGGCAACTATGTGTGGAACAGTGGCATCTTCCTGTTCCGCGCCGCTGATTTTCTGGAGGAGCTGGCCGAGTTCGAGCCGGAAATGGCCGAGGCCGCCGGCGAGGCGATGGACAAGGGTCGGTGGGACAGCCTGTTCTTCCGCCCCGACAGGGACGCCTTCCGCCGCTGCCCCTCCAATTCCATCGACTACGCCGTGATGGAGCGCACCCGCCGCGCCGCCGTGGTGCCGGTGGACATGGGCTGGTCGGACGTGGGCTCGTGGGCGGCTCTGTGGGAAGTCAGTCCCAAGGATGCGACGGGCAACGTCCTGCATGGGGACGTGCTCGTGGAAGGCGTGAGCAACTGCTACGCCCGCACCGACGGGCCGGTGGTGGCGCTGACCGGTGTCGAGGATCTGATCGTCGTCGCCACGGCCGATGCGGTGCTCGTCACCTGCCGGGAGCGGTCGCAGGACGTGAAGATGATCGTCGATCAGCTCAAGGCCAAGGACCGCGACGAGCACATGATCCACACCGTGGTGCACCGCCCGTGGGGCACCTACCAGACCACCGACCAGGGCGATCGCTTCCAGACCAAGCGCATCGTGGTCAAGCCGGGCGAGAAGCTGTCGCTCCAGAAGCACCACCACCGCGCCGAGCACTGGATCGTGGTTCAGGGCACCGCCCGCGTCACCTGCGGCGAGAAGGTGTTCGACCTGCACGAGAACGAATCGACCTTTATCCCCGTCGGCATGACCCACCGGCTGGAGAGATCCGGGCAAGATCCCGCTGCACCTCATCGAGGTGCAGTCAGGCTCCTACCTTGGCGAGGATGA
- a CDS encoding TIGR03013 family XrtA/PEP-CTERM system glycosyltransferase: protein MIRVFRHYVPLPLLVLGIIEFAALILAAVLAWYGRLWQAGLPIETAFSFLPEVLTYAIVTYVVMLAVGLYQSQCYRSVRITALRLAVALAIDFVALSVIFFTFPGITTWRSVFVVAALLTYFSILTLRWIFSRLVGWHRFRRRVLVLGAGQRARRLQTMAGAPGAGFEVFRYVQMAPSEDDIEGAVPRESIGSLSSYMEMHNVEDVVVALQERRGSLPVSDLLHVRMSGFGVYDLSAFIEQQTGRVDLDSLNPSWLIFSDGFRSSRRTALVAKRLFDILASSLLLLLTAPILLITAVAIRLTSPGPIFYRQVRVGQFGEPFEVLKFRSMRVDAEKDGRPQWAQKGDPRVTTIGKIIRSSRIDEIPQIFNVLRGDMSFVGPRPERPFFVDELAKKIPFYNERHIVKPGITGWAQLNYPYGASEEDARHKLEFDLYYIKNYTIFLDLLILIQTVRVVLWQDGVR from the coding sequence ATGATTCGCGTCTTTCGGCATTATGTACCCTTGCCCCTCCTCGTGTTGGGGATCATCGAATTCGCGGCGTTGATTCTCGCCGCGGTGTTGGCCTGGTATGGCCGGCTGTGGCAGGCCGGGCTGCCGATCGAGACTGCCTTTTCCTTCCTGCCCGAAGTGCTCACCTATGCCATCGTCACCTACGTGGTGATGCTGGCGGTGGGGCTCTACCAGAGCCAGTGCTACCGCTCGGTGCGGATCACGGCGCTGCGGCTGGCGGTGGCGCTGGCCATCGATTTCGTTGCCCTGTCAGTGATTTTCTTCACCTTTCCGGGCATCACCACCTGGCGCTCGGTGTTCGTGGTCGCGGCGCTGCTCACCTACTTCTCCATCCTGACGCTGCGCTGGATCTTTAGTCGCCTGGTCGGCTGGCACCGGTTCCGCCGCCGGGTGCTGGTGCTGGGCGCGGGGCAGCGGGCGCGCCGCCTGCAGACGATGGCCGGAGCTCCGGGCGCGGGCTTCGAGGTGTTTCGCTACGTGCAGATGGCCCCGAGTGAGGATGACATCGAAGGCGCGGTGCCGCGCGAGAGCATCGGCTCGCTCTCCTCCTACATGGAGATGCACAACGTCGAGGATGTGGTGGTGGCCCTGCAAGAGCGGCGCGGCTCGCTGCCGGTCTCGGACCTTCTGCACGTTCGCATGAGCGGCTTTGGCGTTTATGACCTCTCCGCCTTCATCGAGCAGCAGACGGGCCGGGTGGATCTCGACTCGCTCAATCCCAGCTGGCTGATCTTCTCCGACGGGTTCCGCAGCAGCCGGCGCACGGCGCTCGTCGCCAAGCGCCTGTTCGATATTCTGGCCAGCTCCCTCCTGCTGTTGCTGACCGCGCCGATTCTGCTCATCACGGCCGTCGCCATTCGTCTCACCAGCCCAGGGCCGATTTTTTACCGGCAGGTGCGGGTGGGCCAGTTCGGCGAGCCGTTCGAGGTGCTGAAGTTCCGCTCCATGCGGGTGGACGCGGAGAAGGATGGCCGGCCCCAGTGGGCGCAGAAGGGCGATCCGCGCGTGACCACGATCGGGAAGATCATCCGCTCGTCGCGCATCGATGAAATTCCGCAAATCTTCAACGTGCTGCGGGGCGACATGAGCTTCGTCGGCCCGCGCCCGGAGCGGCCCTTCTTCGTCGATGAGCTGGCAAAGAAGATTCCCTTTTATAACGAGCGCCACATCGTGAAGCCGGGCATCACCGGCTGGGCCCAGCTGAACTACCCTTACGGCGCTTCGGAGGAGGACGCCCGCCACAAGCTGGAGTTCGACCTCTACTACATCAAGAACTATACTATTTTCCTAGACCTGCTCATTCTGATCCAGACGGTTCGGGTGGTTCTGTGGCAGGATGGCGTGCGCTGA
- a CDS encoding PEP-CTERM/exosortase system-associated acyltransferase, translating to MAQYSAPNPGLESQPAQKSPDRVMQASGLADTYNRFFYYRIARTPDDIAAAHRLRYEVYCEETGFLPKEDFPDGLERDEFDAHSVQSVLFYRPLDLPAGTVRVVRPIPDAEGCGLPARIAAPALDHLPEKILPKASTGEISRFSIHGGFRKRQNDGLYATIHDPRKGGGDPRRILPHMTLGLMTSILEISLEANLTHLCAIIDPALLRMLRMLGLHFEAVGPLVEFHGPRQPVFASVRQLVDGVEHDFPEVHAVITAGGRLQVDGRHAAA from the coding sequence ATGGCACAGTATTCTGCCCCCAACCCTGGCCTAGAAAGCCAGCCAGCGCAAAAAAGCCCCGACCGGGTGATGCAGGCATCCGGCCTGGCCGATACCTACAACCGTTTCTTCTATTATCGGATCGCTCGAACACCCGATGATATCGCGGCGGCCCACCGGCTGCGCTATGAAGTCTATTGCGAGGAAACCGGCTTCTTGCCCAAGGAGGATTTCCCCGATGGGCTGGAGCGGGATGAGTTCGATGCCCACTCGGTGCAGAGCGTGCTGTTCTATCGGCCGCTCGACCTGCCGGCGGGCACGGTGCGCGTGGTGCGTCCCATTCCGGATGCCGAGGGCTGCGGCCTGCCGGCCCGGATCGCCGCCCCGGCGCTGGACCACCTGCCGGAGAAGATTCTTCCCAAGGCCAGCACGGGCGAGATTTCCCGCTTCTCCATTCATGGCGGCTTCCGCAAGCGCCAGAACGATGGCCTCTACGCCACGATTCATGATCCCCGGAAGGGCGGCGGCGATCCGCGCCGCATCCTGCCGCATATGACGCTGGGGCTGATGACCTCGATTCTCGAGATCTCGCTGGAGGCCAACCTCACCCACCTGTGCGCCATCATCGATCCGGCCTTGCTGCGGATGCTGCGGATGCTGGGCCTGCATTTCGAGGCCGTGGGGCCGCTGGTGGAATTCCACGGGCCGCGCCAGCCGGTGTTTGCTTCCGTCAGGCAGCTGGTGGATGGCGTGGAACACGACTTCCCCGAGGTGCACGCCGTCATCACGGCCGGCGGGCGCTTGCAAGTCGACGGACGCCATGCCGCAGCCTGA
- a CDS encoding nicotinate-nucleotide--dimethylbenzimidazole phosphoribosyltransferase, which yields MNPPLVPELSGLPLDDIRAIAANAPGRDDDAARAAEAHQRALYFAPAERGKLASLPVWLAGWQGRVPAAARVELCLFAGAQRWLGQEQAERAEDEVRKRILLLSAGGATSNPLAASLGAGLKVFDLAVERPAPNPAEGPAMSDRECVAAMAFGMEAVVSQADILCLGAFGIGTREAAASVALALFGGAPSDWLAGQTAALSAPYALALRQVEAVREGPAWTTDDPLRILHQVGNRELAALAGAILAARTQRVVVILDGYEAAVAAAVLAQAQPGLADHCLVAARDGSAAHDRLIEALGAEPLLDLGIEKGDGLAALLAAQIIRTACDIHTGGATEAQMEGLLSDAGEAG from the coding sequence ATGAATCCTCCCCTTGTGCCTGAACTGAGCGGCCTGCCGCTGGACGACATCCGCGCCATTGCCGCCAATGCCCCGGGTCGGGATGATGACGCGGCGCGCGCGGCCGAAGCGCACCAACGGGCACTCTATTTCGCGCCGGCCGAGCGCGGGAAGCTGGCATCGCTGCCGGTTTGGCTGGCGGGCTGGCAGGGGCGCGTGCCTGCCGCCGCGCGGGTGGAGCTGTGCCTGTTCGCGGGCGCCCAGCGCTGGCTGGGGCAGGAGCAGGCCGAGCGCGCGGAGGACGAGGTTCGCAAGCGCATCCTGCTGCTCTCGGCGGGCGGGGCAACGTCCAACCCGCTGGCGGCCAGCCTGGGGGCTGGGCTGAAGGTGTTCGATCTGGCGGTCGAGCGCCCCGCGCCCAATCCGGCGGAAGGCCCGGCCATGAGCGACCGCGAGTGCGTGGCGGCCATGGCCTTCGGCATGGAGGCGGTGGTGAGCCAGGCGGATATTCTGTGCCTGGGCGCATTTGGCATTGGCACGCGCGAGGCGGCGGCCAGCGTCGCCCTGGCCCTTTTCGGCGGCGCGCCTTCGGACTGGCTGGCGGGGCAGACGGCAGCGTTGTCCGCCCCTTATGCGCTGGCGCTGCGCCAGGTGGAGGCAGTGCGCGAAGGGCCGGCCTGGACGACGGATGACCCTTTGCGGATCCTGCATCAGGTGGGCAACCGGGAACTGGCGGCGCTTGCCGGCGCAATTCTTGCGGCACGAACGCAGCGCGTAGTCGTTATCCTAGATGGATACGAGGCAGCAGTGGCCGCCGCCGTTCTGGCGCAAGCCCAACCGGGCCTGGCTGACCACTGTCTCGTGGCAGCGCGCGATGGTTCGGCTGCCCATGACCGCCTGATCGAGGCGCTTGGAGCGGAACCTTTGCTCGATCTGGGGATTGAAAAAGGGGATGGTCTGGCTGCTTTGTTGGCTGCTCAGATTATCCGGACAGCATGCGACATTCACACAGGCGGCGCAACGGAAGCCCAGATGGAAGGATTGCTGAGCGATGCGGGCGAGGCCGGGTAA
- the prsK gene encoding XrtA/PEP-CTERM system histidine kinase PrsK, producing MTPLISEVGLVAHGLACLAFLVLAGALVLQKEQTVSSVWLATAALTTAVWAGTFVFAVRFGGHYIEMVSPMETLRTAAWIAFLVSLLMRSWRLSDRINLSFVLAVGLGFLFAVQLLMDANSWFGLTGTTPLANARVAYLFVVIRLICSIGALVLVHNVYSNAAPEQRWGVRFVCIGLGGFFIYDIHLYTLAALSGGVSWDLYNARGLVDALVVPLIALSIRRNRLWKLEVQISREVVFHSLSLVAVGCYLIAMSIAAYGLKLVGGSWGSLLQVSFLFGALVLAAVVLFSGRFRAWARVKINKHFFAYKYDYRQEWLRFIATLSGAGAGSGPLEARAIQAVCDIVDSPGGALWLPGEGGVFQLATRWNFRTAGHGAEAPDGPLVRFLATRQRIIDFDELREGIGDYDDLTLPGWAAEDDRAWLGVPLLHLDRLTGFLVIERSRSPRSLNWEDFDLLRTVGRQTASYIAEQTSQAALIEAQQFEEFNRRFAFIMHDIKNLVSQLSLVARNAERFAGNPEFQKDMVLTIKDSVGKMNDLLARLGQHNTARLEAGAVDVAPLLADVVRQKAKLHDGIRLNCARDGMIVRGDAGRLEQVFTHLIQNAIDASGTGSPILVEADCRDGHVRVQVADNGCGMSEEFIRHDLFKPFRSTKMGGFGIGAYEAREIVRSCNGRLDVSSRVGEGTVFTVSLPLA from the coding sequence ATGACGCCACTGATTTCCGAGGTTGGCCTGGTCGCTCACGGCCTGGCCTGCCTGGCTTTTCTCGTGCTGGCCGGAGCACTGGTGCTCCAGAAAGAGCAGACAGTCTCCAGCGTCTGGCTGGCGACGGCTGCCCTGACGACCGCCGTCTGGGCGGGGACGTTCGTCTTTGCCGTGCGCTTCGGCGGCCATTACATCGAGATGGTCTCGCCGATGGAGACGCTGCGGACGGCGGCGTGGATCGCCTTCCTCGTGTCGCTGCTGATGCGCTCCTGGCGGCTGTCGGACCGGATCAACCTGTCGTTCGTGCTGGCGGTTGGCCTCGGCTTCCTGTTCGCCGTCCAGCTGCTCATGGACGCAAACAGCTGGTTCGGCCTCACGGGCACGACGCCGCTGGCCAATGCGCGGGTGGCCTACCTGTTCGTGGTCATCCGCCTTATCTGCTCCATCGGCGCGCTGGTGCTGGTGCACAACGTCTACAGCAACGCCGCGCCCGAGCAGCGCTGGGGCGTGCGGTTCGTTTGTATCGGCCTTGGCGGCTTCTTCATCTACGACATCCATCTCTACACGCTGGCGGCGCTCTCCGGCGGGGTGAGCTGGGACCTCTACAACGCCCGCGGGCTGGTGGATGCGCTGGTGGTGCCGCTGATCGCGCTCTCGATCCGCCGCAACCGCCTGTGGAAGCTGGAAGTGCAGATTTCCCGGGAGGTGGTGTTCCACTCCCTCTCGCTGGTGGCGGTGGGGTGCTACCTCATCGCCATGTCCATCGCCGCCTACGGCCTCAAGCTGGTGGGCGGCAGCTGGGGCAGCCTGCTGCAGGTCAGCTTCCTGTTCGGCGCGCTGGTGCTGGCGGCGGTGGTGCTGTTCTCAGGGCGCTTCCGCGCCTGGGCGCGGGTGAAGATCAACAAGCACTTCTTCGCCTACAAATACGACTACCGGCAGGAATGGCTGCGCTTCATCGCCACGCTCTCCGGCGCGGGGGCGGGCAGCGGGCCGCTGGAGGCGCGCGCCATCCAGGCGGTGTGCGATATCGTCGACTCGCCGGGCGGCGCGCTGTGGCTGCCGGGCGAGGGCGGGGTGTTCCAGCTCGCCACCCGCTGGAATTTCCGCACCGCCGGGCATGGCGCGGAAGCGCCGGACGGGCCGCTGGTCCGGTTCCTCGCAACGCGCCAGCGCATCATCGATTTCGATGAGCTGCGCGAGGGCATTGGCGACTATGACGATTTGACGCTGCCGGGCTGGGCGGCGGAGGACGACCGCGCCTGGCTCGGCGTGCCGCTGTTGCACCTCGACCGGCTGACCGGCTTCCTGGTCATCGAGCGCTCCCGCTCCCCCCGGTCGCTCAACTGGGAGGATTTTGACCTCCTCCGCACTGTCGGACGGCAGACGGCGAGCTATATCGCTGAACAGACCAGCCAGGCCGCGCTCATCGAAGCGCAGCAGTTCGAGGAGTTTAATCGCCGCTTTGCCTTTATCATGCACGACATCAAGAATCTGGTCAGTCAGCTCTCGCTCGTTGCCCGCAATGCGGAGCGGTTCGCCGGCAATCCCGAGTTCCAGAAGGACATGGTGCTGACCATCAAGGACTCGGTTGGCAAGATGAACGATCTGCTCGCCCGGCTGGGACAGCACAACACGGCGCGGCTGGAGGCCGGGGCGGTGGATGTTGCGCCGCTGCTGGCCGACGTGGTGCGGCAGAAGGCAAAGCTGCACGACGGGATTAGACTGAATTGCGCCCGGGATGGAATGATTGTACGGGGAGATGCGGGACGGCTGGAGCAGGTGTTCACCCACCTGATCCAGAATGCCATCGATGCCTCGGGAACGGGCAGTCCCATCCTCGTCGAGGCGGACTGCCGGGATGGCCATGTGCGCGTGCAAGTGGCAGACAATGGCTGCGGCATGTCGGAGGAGTTCATCCGGCATGATCTGTTCAAGCCCTTCCGCTCGACCAAGATGGGCGGGTTCGGCATCGGGGCTTACGAGGCCCGTGAAATTGTCAGGAGTTGTAACGGGCGGCTGGATGTAAGCAGCCGTGTCGGCGAGGGGACTGTATTTACCGTCAGCCTGCCGCTGGCTTAA
- the wecB gene encoding non-hydrolyzing UDP-N-acetylglucosamine 2-epimerase, with product MPERAMPPRLCMIAGTRPEFIKLAPVLLALKQRPETRSWPIRLIDTGQHPDLASQTCQELGLQPDETLSLPANDAGLTARLGVLLCALEPKVEDNADIVLVQGDTLSALAGAMAGSYAQRPVMHIEAGLRTGLSHAPFPEELNRCQIARHTTLHFAPTPTAVRNLLTESVDPASVLCVGNTVIDALGHYHRTEAKPVWSRPYMLATCHRRENWEGGLAALCTALAAYAKLSTQHDILFLAHPNPALQEAVRARLGAEPRIFLLPPQPYRCLLSLLEGAAAVITDSGGLQEEASMLGVPVVLCREATERPEILSHGGWLVGCDPSAILRAIRQALGGPRPLAGRSPFGDGRAADRIVTALARYWAGQQPYLRPDELFDPNRPSYAEVPLNNRKAFAIGAGTR from the coding sequence ATGCCGGAACGCGCAATGCCGCCTCGCCTGTGCATGATTGCCGGAACCCGGCCGGAATTCATAAAGCTGGCTCCGGTTCTCCTCGCCCTGAAACAGCGGCCCGAGACGCGAAGCTGGCCCATCCGGCTCATCGATACCGGCCAACACCCGGATCTCGCCAGCCAGACCTGCCAGGAGCTGGGGCTCCAGCCGGATGAAACCCTGTCCCTGCCCGCCAACGACGCCGGGCTGACCGCGCGCCTGGGCGTGCTCCTGTGCGCGCTTGAGCCCAAGGTGGAAGACAACGCCGATATCGTTCTGGTGCAGGGGGACACCCTCTCGGCGCTGGCGGGCGCCATGGCCGGCAGCTATGCCCAGCGCCCGGTCATGCATATCGAGGCGGGGCTTCGCACCGGCCTCAGCCATGCGCCCTTCCCCGAGGAGCTGAACCGCTGCCAGATCGCCCGCCACACCACCCTGCATTTCGCGCCCACCCCGACGGCGGTCCGCAATCTTCTCACCGAGTCCGTCGATCCGGCATCCGTTCTCTGCGTCGGCAACACGGTGATCGATGCCCTCGGCCACTATCACCGCACCGAAGCAAAGCCGGTCTGGTCCCGCCCCTACATGCTGGCCACCTGCCATCGGCGAGAAAACTGGGAAGGCGGCCTTGCGGCCCTGTGCACCGCGCTGGCGGCCTATGCCAAGCTGTCCACCCAGCATGACATTCTCTTCCTCGCCCACCCCAACCCGGCCCTGCAGGAGGCGGTTCGCGCCCGCCTGGGCGCGGAGCCGCGCATTTTCCTTCTGCCGCCCCAGCCCTATCGCTGCCTCCTCTCCCTGCTGGAGGGCGCCGCTGCGGTCATTACGGACTCGGGCGGTCTGCAGGAGGAGGCTTCCATGCTGGGGGTGCCCGTTGTCCTGTGTCGGGAGGCGACCGAGCGGCCTGAAATTCTCTCGCACGGCGGCTGGCTGGTCGGCTGCGATCCCTCGGCCATCTTGCGGGCAATCCGCCAGGCGCTGGGCGGTCCTCGCCCGCTGGCCGGGCGCTCGCCTTTTGGCGACGGCCGGGCGGCTGACCGCATCGTCACGGCTCTGGCGCGTTACTGGGCAGGCCAGCAACCTTATCTCCGGCCAGATGAATTATTTGATCCTAATCGGCCTTCCTATGCAGAAGTGCCGTTGAACAACCGAAAAGCCTTCGCTATAGGGGCTGGCACAAGGTGA
- a CDS encoding DUF1289 domain-containing protein, translated as MQDPCRPSQPQTAQPQKASSPVSSSQEGETVPSPCVQVCRLDVERRHCLGCGRTIEEISRWSTMTAPERRAVLARLAARQSVGVPVVADTEGKPL; from the coding sequence GTGCAAGACCCCTGTCGCCCTTCCCAGCCGCAAACGGCCCAGCCTCAAAAGGCATCGTCTCCGGTTTCAAGCTCCCAGGAGGGCGAGACCGTGCCCTCGCCGTGCGTTCAGGTGTGCCGGCTGGACGTCGAGCGCCGCCATTGCCTCGGCTGTGGCCGCACGATAGAGGAGATCAGCCGCTGGTCCACCATGACCGCGCCAGAGCGCAGGGCCGTTCTGGCCAGACTGGCGGCGCGGCAGAGCGTAGGCGTACCTGTAGTAGCCGACACGGAAGGGAAGCCGCTATGA
- a CDS encoding ThiF family adenylyltransferase, which yields MEGGTGTAGAGTPDLPPHWFDYDLAFSRNIGWLSELEQQRLREKRVAIAGMGGVGGVHMLTLARLGIGKFHVSDMDRFELGNFNRQIAAFKRTLGQPKVDSVVAMAKEINPELDVKIFGQGVNEANLEEFLEGVDVYIDGLDFFVLDIRRKLFTLARKKGIPCITAGPLGFGSGYIVFTPDGMSVEEYFRFEGKTQQQQYINFLMGLTPSLLHLRYLKDGSRVDMPNKKGPSTAIACMICAGVAACEAVKLMIGRGPVKAAPYYHHFDPYLGRFLIRKLRWGNNGPIQKLKTAFVAWIAGSFSKGARPREMELEPDTPILTRILEVARWAPSPDNSQPWRFEEVGETAVRVHIDLERDNPYSYRNSEPLWLSHGMLMQALRLAGTLYGWGMDWRLAGTPEHPVLEVKFDPQAGVPVDPLAYYLKARTVDRGSYRRQPLTMADKEALEAALGPGLTVHWIESLGERWRLSWVNAKATGIRLRSKRCHRVHQEVIDWENRFSRTGMPAGALGMDPLGQRVMKFVLADWQRMRAAAEWLGAGLYAGIEMDVIPSINSGAFAVIRRAGVPGHAVTPEERLAIGERLMRFWIEANRRGLSFQPSLAAVFCSSQSREENPEKGVEPPLRHAAATVAQDYMRVTGIDPLDVVFQARLGVSKAKADAPRSIRKVLENLKIQPQVGL from the coding sequence ATGGAGGGGGGCACAGGGACGGCAGGAGCGGGTACGCCCGACCTGCCGCCTCATTGGTTTGATTACGACCTGGCCTTCTCCCGCAATATCGGTTGGCTTTCCGAACTGGAGCAGCAGCGCCTGCGCGAGAAGCGCGTGGCGATTGCGGGTATGGGCGGCGTTGGCGGCGTGCACATGCTCACGCTTGCCCGCCTTGGCATCGGCAAGTTCCACGTCTCCGACATGGACCGGTTCGAACTGGGCAACTTCAATCGGCAGATCGCGGCCTTCAAGCGCACCCTCGGCCAGCCCAAGGTGGACTCGGTCGTGGCCATGGCGAAGGAGATCAACCCGGAACTGGATGTGAAGATCTTCGGCCAGGGGGTCAACGAGGCCAACCTGGAGGAATTCCTCGAGGGCGTGGATGTCTACATCGATGGCCTCGACTTCTTCGTGCTCGACATCCGCCGCAAGCTGTTCACCCTCGCCCGGAAGAAGGGCATTCCCTGCATCACCGCCGGGCCGCTGGGCTTTGGCTCCGGTTATATCGTCTTCACGCCGGACGGCATGAGCGTCGAGGAATATTTCCGCTTCGAGGGCAAGACGCAACAGCAGCAATACATCAACTTCCTGATGGGGCTGACGCCGTCGCTCCTCCACCTGCGCTACCTGAAGGACGGCTCGCGGGTGGATATGCCCAACAAGAAGGGGCCGTCCACCGCCATCGCCTGCATGATCTGCGCGGGCGTTGCCGCCTGCGAGGCGGTGAAGCTGATGATCGGGCGCGGGCCGGTGAAGGCCGCCCCCTACTATCACCATTTCGACCCCTATCTGGGACGGTTCCTCATCCGCAAGCTGCGCTGGGGCAACAACGGCCCGATCCAGAAGCTGAAGACGGCGTTCGTCGCCTGGATCGCCGGGTCCTTCTCCAAGGGCGCGCGCCCACGCGAGATGGAGCTGGAGCCGGATACGCCCATTCTCACCCGCATTCTGGAGGTGGCCCGTTGGGCGCCAAGCCCCGACAACAGCCAGCCGTGGCGGTTCGAGGAGGTGGGCGAGACGGCGGTTCGGGTGCACATCGACCTGGAGCGGGACAACCCATACTCCTACCGCAATTCCGAGCCGCTGTGGCTGTCCCACGGGATGCTCATGCAGGCCCTGCGGCTGGCGGGCACCCTCTACGGCTGGGGCATGGACTGGCGGCTGGCGGGCACGCCCGAGCACCCGGTGCTGGAGGTGAAGTTCGATCCGCAGGCGGGCGTGCCGGTTGACCCGCTCGCCTATTATCTCAAGGCCCGGACGGTCGATCGCGGCTCCTACCGCCGCCAGCCGCTGACCATGGCGGACAAGGAGGCGCTGGAAGCGGCGCTCGGTCCGGGGCTTACCGTTCACTGGATCGAATCGCTGGGCGAACGCTGGCGGCTGTCGTGGGTCAATGCCAAGGCGACGGGCATTCGCCTGCGCTCCAAGCGGTGCCACCGGGTGCACCAGGAAGTAATCGACTGGGAAAACCGGTTCAGCCGCACGGGCATGCCTGCCGGGGCGCTGGGCATGGACCCGCTCGGCCAGCGCGTCATGAAATTCGTGCTGGCGGACTGGCAGCGCATGCGCGCGGCGGCGGAGTGGCTGGGGGCGGGCCTTTATGCGGGCATCGAGATGGATGTCATTCCCTCGATCAACAGCGGCGCCTTCGCCGTGATCCGCCGGGCGGGAGTGCCGGGGCACGCCGTCACGCCGGAGGAGCGGCTGGCGATTGGCGAGCGGCTGATGCGCTTCTGGATCGAGGCCAATCGCCGGGGCCTGTCCTTCCAGCCGTCGCTGGCGGCGGTGTTCTGCTCCTCGCAGAGCCGGGAGGAAAACCCGGAGAAGGGGGTGGAGCCCCCGCTGCGGCACGCTGCCGCAACCGTCGCGCAGGATTATATGAGAGTAACGGGAATCGACCCGCTCGACGTGGTGTTTCAGGCGCGCCTGGGCGTCTCGAAAGCCAAGGCCGATGCGCCGCGTTCGATCCGCAAGGTACTCGAAAATTTAAAAATTCAGCCTCAGGTTGGACTCTGA